From one Vicingaceae bacterium genomic stretch:
- a CDS encoding TonB-dependent receptor, whose protein sequence is MKNFIFFTFLTLFIIHHSNAQTVKGKVLDLQNSPLPGASVYVMENFKGTITDMDGSFEISLSAGQYHLIASFVGYKNDTVKITLAKNETKTVQIKLKEASLDLDAFEIYETRKTQTTTAVLMEIKNAPQVATGISSEQIKQSQDRNLSEAVKRSAGVSIFNNRFIVVRGLNDRYNTTWLNETAAPSFESDRRSFAYDVLPSSMIDRIIIYKSATPDLPGDFAGGAIKIFTKNQVDSNFTSIQYSSSYRQSTTFDAFNINRAGAMDMFGFGQQYRQLPLGFVSDMRKIQEKTDVVNQSRLLPNTWNWKTTQAMPDQRLNIVRGWNKKITGGIITNLLSIGYSNSNLSYKAQNLNYNAFDINTGISDTIYNYEDAVYQNTIRTNIINALSIVHGKNKFSLTFFFNNNADNIFTERQGYNLEEGFRVKNYAMQYRQRTLISQTFNAERELPRGKIYFNANYSRAIENQPDFKRIRTVKDITDTDFNTSYQVIIPPSASVLDAGRFFGRTDENTFTAWSQYSHNLGKDENTKNQWITGMYYENRQRAFNARWISYTKASNSKFDNNLIFLPIDEIFSEKNINDSTGFLLEEGTNPSDRYVANSQNLAGFTMFKMQITPRWFVTTGVRVENFSQNLNSKNYSGSPVVVNKVKTNILPSINSAFDLTEKSKFRTSYFMSVNRPEFRELAPFAFYDFNFNNVLFGNNSLKMATIHNADLRYEFYPSMGEIITLGVFYKYFQNPIEMYFVPGSGSGGTRNFTFDNAPKANSYGIEAELRKNIKTKSKILRDKFTLVLNAAYIFSRVDLGSRAQGQESVRPLMGQSPYTFNAGIYFHDTATGWQVNAIYNIIGPRIFVVGSYGTPDIYEMPRGMFDMNISKTFFKNHQWFISCQNILNSPFKLMQDANEDGAIRKSDQLIMQYKTGVYITAGVQLKF, encoded by the coding sequence ATGAAAAATTTTATTTTCTTTACTTTTCTTACATTATTCATTATTCACCATTCAAATGCACAAACCGTTAAAGGAAAAGTATTAGACCTGCAAAATAGCCCTTTGCCCGGAGCAAGTGTTTATGTTATGGAAAATTTTAAGGGCACCATTACCGATATGGATGGGAGTTTTGAAATATCCTTATCTGCGGGACAATATCATTTGATAGCATCATTTGTTGGTTATAAAAACGACACAGTCAAAATTACATTGGCGAAAAATGAAACTAAGACAGTGCAAATAAAATTGAAAGAAGCATCATTGGATTTGGATGCCTTTGAAATTTATGAAACACGCAAGACACAAACAACCACGGCAGTTTTGATGGAAATAAAGAACGCCCCCCAAGTGGCAACCGGTATATCATCCGAACAAATCAAACAATCACAAGATCGTAATCTTTCGGAAGCTGTAAAAAGATCAGCCGGGGTTTCGATATTCAACAATCGATTTATCGTAGTAAGAGGTTTGAATGACCGCTACAACACTACCTGGCTGAATGAAACTGCTGCACCAAGCTTTGAAAGCGACCGCAGGTCATTTGCTTATGATGTTCTTCCTTCATCCATGATAGACAGAATTATCATCTATAAATCTGCCACACCTGATTTGCCCGGTGATTTTGCGGGTGGTGCCATTAAAATTTTCACCAAAAACCAGGTTGACAGCAACTTCACGTCAATACAATATTCATCGTCATACAGACAATCGACCACTTTTGATGCTTTCAATATAAACAGAGCCGGTGCAATGGATATGTTTGGATTTGGTCAGCAATATAGACAACTGCCTTTGGGGTTTGTTTCTGATATGAGAAAAATTCAGGAAAAAACAGATGTAGTCAATCAGAGTCGCTTGTTGCCAAACACTTGGAATTGGAAAACCACACAAGCCATGCCCGATCAACGGTTAAATATTGTAAGAGGTTGGAACAAAAAAATTACGGGAGGAATCATTACTAATCTCTTGAGTATTGGTTATTCCAATTCAAATTTAAGCTATAAGGCGCAAAATCTAAATTACAATGCTTTTGACATAAATACCGGAATATCAGATACCATCTATAATTATGAAGATGCTGTTTATCAAAATACAATCAGAACAAATATCATAAACGCTCTAAGCATCGTGCATGGAAAAAATAAATTTTCGTTGACATTCTTTTTTAATAATAACGCTGACAATATTTTTACCGAACGGCAAGGATATAACCTGGAAGAAGGATTCAGGGTGAAAAATTATGCCATGCAATATCGTCAGCGCACCTTAATTAGTCAAACTTTCAATGCAGAAAGAGAATTACCGCGAGGTAAAATATATTTTAATGCCAATTATTCACGGGCTATCGAAAATCAGCCGGATTTTAAGAGGATAAGAACCGTAAAAGACATAACCGACACGGATTTTAATACATCCTATCAAGTGATTATACCTCCATCGGCAAGTGTTTTGGATGCAGGGCGTTTTTTTGGTCGAACCGATGAAAATACATTTACGGCATGGTCTCAATACAGCCATAATCTGGGAAAAGATGAAAATACGAAAAATCAATGGATAACCGGGATGTATTATGAAAACCGTCAAAGAGCATTCAATGCAAGATGGATTTCGTATACAAAAGCCAGCAACTCAAAGTTTGACAATAATTTGATTTTTTTGCCGATAGATGAGATATTTTCTGAAAAAAACATCAATGATTCCACCGGCTTTTTGTTGGAAGAGGGTACAAATCCGAGCGACAGATATGTTGCAAATTCACAAAATCTTGCAGGATTCACCATGTTTAAGATGCAAATCACACCAAGATGGTTTGTGACCACAGGGGTAAGAGTTGAAAATTTCTCTCAAAACTTGAATTCAAAAAATTATTCTGGCAGTCCGGTTGTTGTCAATAAAGTGAAAACAAACATTTTGCCGAGTATCAATAGTGCATTTGACTTGACCGAGAAAAGCAAATTCCGTACATCTTATTTTATGTCGGTCAATCGGCCTGAATTCAGAGAATTGGCTCCTTTTGCCTTTTATGATTTCAACTTTAACAATGTTTTGTTCGGAAACAATTCTTTGAAAATGGCCACAATTCATAATGCAGATTTGAGATATGAATTTTATCCTTCTATGGGAGAGATAATTACATTGGGCGTTTTTTACAAATACTTTCAAAATCCTATAGAAATGTATTTTGTGCCGGGTAGTGGTTCCGGTGGGACAAGAAATTTCACTTTTGACAATGCCCCCAAAGCGAATAGTTACGGTATAGAAGCCGAATTGAGAAAAAATATCAAAACAAAAAGCAAGATTTTGAGAGATAAATTTACGTTAGTTTTGAATGCTGCATATATTTTCAGCCGGGTTGATTTAGGCAGCCGTGCTCAAGGACAAGAATCTGTCAGGCCATTGATGGGGCAGTCGCCTTATACGTTCAACGCCGGAATTTATTTTCATGACACAGCTACCGGATGGCAGGTCAATGCCATTTACAACATCATTGGACCAAGAATTTTTGTGGTGGGAAGTTATGGAACGCCCGACATTTATGAGATGCCACGTGGAATGTTTGATATGAATATTTCCAAAACGTTTTTTAAAAATCATCAATGGTTTATATCCTGTCAAAATATCCTGAACAGTCCGTTCAAACTTATGCAAGACGCCAATGAAGATGGTGCGATACGTAAAAGTGACCAGTTGATTATGCAATATAAAACCGGTGTTTATATTACAGCAGGTGTGCAATTGAAATTTTAA
- a CDS encoding TonB-dependent receptor: MLKWIIGILVLIFLPAAGFAQEVEIKGRLLDVQTNRPVVNASVYIPSIKTGTVSDSMGYFSFKIRKSGEYELVISHLNYHTKKITLQDKFDLGNVLLLTKDIQLPEVEVVSEGERMDNMVKIDPKWVKKITTASGGIEAILKTLPGVSSNNELSSQYSVRGGNYDENLIYVNDVEIYRPIITRAGQQEGLSFVNPDMVQSVSFSAGGFPAYYGDKLSSVLDVRYKEPLERKSSITAGILGMDLHTEGTAMKYRFSYNIGARYRTNQYLLGALDTKGSYKPVFFDWQSLIGYQLSEKWHLSWLSNIAFNRYLFIPQTQETEFGTINQALRLTVFFEGQQISRYLTSTNAMTLAYKDKSKEVKWINTWIRSREEERFTIDGLYRIDALEKDLSKSNFGETSYTLGVGSYLQNARNRLDVDIYRTEAKLTVFNGKNPVKAGILFELDQIEDIFKEWSLIDSAGYIIPRPQDSVGYTDPSQQPKKEIILPYYVNQSNNLGVFRTAAYMQKEWQISTSKQHEWNINAGMRTNFNNQNNRWVVSPRIQVGLKPDWEKNYVFRWAVGLYYQPPFYRELRDFDGSLNLQARNQQSWHFIAGVDHLFKMWGRDFKWMVEAYYKYMPRVIPYEVNDVRIRYFAKEIALAYAAGIDMKINGEFVAGTESWFSLSLMQTKEDIKGDYYTVAYNTDGERIIPGYTFNTTVSRIDTVEVGYIPRPTDQWLNFGMFFQDYIPGFDRITMSMTMFFGSGLPFGPPDHSRYKDTLRYPFYRRADLGVQYQIKKHNDNKEFKAKWLNKIDAFWIGLEVFNLFQVNNTISYTWLKDVTNRQYAIPNYLTPRRINLKFYISF; the protein is encoded by the coding sequence ATGTTAAAGTGGATCATTGGTATATTGGTGTTGATATTTTTGCCGGCGGCAGGTTTTGCCCAGGAAGTTGAAATCAAAGGCCGTTTGCTGGATGTGCAAACCAACCGGCCGGTGGTCAACGCATCGGTATACATTCCTTCGATAAAGACAGGAACTGTGAGCGACTCGATGGGATATTTCAGTTTTAAAATCAGAAAATCCGGAGAGTATGAATTGGTGATATCCCATTTGAATTACCATACGAAAAAGATAACCTTGCAGGATAAATTTGATTTGGGGAATGTACTTTTATTGACAAAAGATATTCAATTGCCCGAAGTGGAGGTAGTTTCGGAAGGAGAAAGAATGGACAATATGGTGAAAATCGATCCTAAATGGGTGAAAAAAATTACCACGGCAAGCGGGGGAATAGAAGCCATTTTGAAGACATTGCCGGGTGTCAGTTCCAATAATGAGTTGAGCTCGCAATATAGTGTGAGAGGTGGAAATTATGATGAAAACTTGATATATGTGAATGATGTGGAAATATACCGTCCGATCATCACAAGAGCCGGCCAACAAGAAGGACTTAGTTTTGTCAATCCTGACATGGTACAGAGTGTCTCTTTTTCGGCAGGAGGATTTCCGGCGTATTATGGCGACAAGCTTTCGTCGGTCCTGGATGTGAGGTATAAAGAACCATTGGAAAGAAAGAGCAGCATAACGGCAGGTATCCTGGGAATGGATTTGCATACGGAAGGCACGGCAATGAAATACCGGTTTTCATATAACATAGGGGCTAGGTACCGGACGAATCAATATCTATTGGGAGCTCTGGATACGAAGGGAAGCTACAAGCCGGTTTTTTTTGATTGGCAATCGTTGATCGGTTATCAACTTTCAGAAAAATGGCATTTGAGTTGGTTGTCGAACATTGCCTTTAATCGCTATCTTTTTATCCCGCAAACACAGGAAACCGAGTTTGGCACAATCAATCAGGCATTACGGTTGACGGTATTTTTTGAAGGACAACAAATTTCCAGATACTTGACGTCAACCAATGCGATGACACTGGCATATAAAGACAAATCCAAAGAAGTAAAGTGGATCAATACCTGGATAAGAAGCAGGGAAGAAGAGCGGTTTACCATCGATGGTTTGTACAGGATTGATGCCCTGGAAAAAGATCTCAGCAAGAGCAATTTTGGCGAAACAAGCTATACGCTTGGTGTGGGATCTTATCTGCAAAATGCCCGAAATCGTCTGGATGTAGATATTTACAGAACAGAAGCAAAATTGACTGTTTTTAACGGGAAAAATCCGGTAAAAGCCGGAATTTTGTTTGAATTGGATCAAATAGAAGATATTTTTAAAGAATGGAGTTTGATAGACAGCGCAGGTTATATTATTCCCAGACCACAAGATTCGGTAGGTTATACCGATCCATCACAACAACCAAAAAAAGAAATTATACTTCCTTATTATGTCAATCAAAGCAATAATTTGGGTGTTTTCAGGACAGCGGCGTATATGCAGAAAGAGTGGCAAATATCGACATCAAAACAACACGAATGGAATATAAATGCCGGCATGAGAACTAATTTTAACAATCAAAACAATCGGTGGGTTGTTTCTCCAAGGATTCAGGTTGGGCTGAAACCTGATTGGGAGAAAAATTATGTTTTTCGTTGGGCAGTGGGTTTGTATTATCAGCCACCGTTCTATAGGGAGCTCAGGGATTTTGACGGAAGTTTAAATTTACAAGCCCGAAATCAACAATCATGGCATTTTATTGCCGGTGTCGACCATTTGTTTAAAATGTGGGGACGTGATTTTAAATGGATGGTGGAAGCGTATTACAAATATATGCCAAGGGTAATACCATATGAAGTGAATGATGTCAGAATTCGATATTTTGCAAAAGAAATAGCACTGGCCTATGCTGCCGGTATAGATATGAAAATAAATGGCGAATTTGTGGCAGGTACAGAGTCGTGGTTTAGTTTGTCTTTGATGCAAACAAAAGAGGATATTAAAGGAGATTATTATACGGTGGCATATAATACGGACGGTGAAAGAATCATTCCCGGCTATACCTTTAACACTACAGTTAGCAGAATAGATACGGTGGAGGTTGGTTATATTCCAAGACCTACGGACCAATGGTTGAATTTCGGAATGTTTTTTCAGGATTATATTCCCGGTTTTGACCGGATCACAATGTCGATGACCATGTTTTTTGGATCCGGTTTGCCTTTTGGACCACCGGATCATTCAAGGTATAAAGACACACTTCGATATCCGTTCTACCGACGGGCAGATTTGGGGGTGCAATATCAAATAAAAAAACATAACGATAATAAAGAATTTAAAGCGAAATGGTTGAATAAAATTGATGCCTTCTGGATAGGTTTAGAAGTTTTTAATCTTTTTCAAGTCAATAACACAATCTCTTATACTTGGTTAAAAGATGTCACTAACAGACAATATGCCATACCTAATTATCTTACGCCAAGACGAATAAATCTGAAATTTTATATTAGTTTCTAA
- a CDS encoding prolyl endopeptidase — protein MKKIHIIYSLLFVFLLVNCEESPENVRMHKIQYPSAPKANVRDTFFGQIVEDPYRWMENEQDSNLKKWLDEQVQLTDSFFKTITYRDTFKNIVESLIKQPTVSLPWQAGKYLFYFRSEPEWKQYALFAKKPTGQEIEIFDPNKINPDGTTFINGIGINDDATIIAIELSDAGSDWGRVIFKNIETGKFYGDTLKRIKFSSFSFDNQNGVYYSAYPEPPKGKEFSQINFNHTIYYHKIGTDQSEDKPVFKSKNDPLNSVNAEVSPDFQYLIVYESQGTGGNDVFVKKMNSDEWVRLFGHFNNENAVIDIVQDTVWILTDENAPNKKIIKVPLGNPKNKVDWIAEDPQKVIRGVNRSKNYLWIYYLENIESRLYKLSLNNKGNIEEVKLPFPGIVSNVNSYHKNDSVFLSISTYISKPIQYLWTPGKGFTIWYQPENNFKTDDIKTELVFYYSKDGAKVPMTIIYPKNIKLDGQNPCLLYGYGGFNISILPSFNPMFAAWLQMGGIVAVANLRGGNEFGEKWHKEGMLLNKQNVFNDFIAAAEYLIKKKYTSKEHLAIHGRSNGGLLIGAVMTQRPDLAKVALPMVGVLDMLRFHKFTIGHAWMVEYGNPEDSVHFFNLLRYSPYHNVKPAKYPATLVITSDHDDRVVPAHSYKFLARLQENQQGDLPILLRLERQAGHGAGKSKDQIIDEITDILSFAWVFCK, from the coding sequence ATGAAAAAAATACATATTATATATTCATTGTTATTTGTGTTTTTGTTGGTTAATTGTGAAGAAAGCCCGGAAAATGTAAGAATGCATAAAATACAATATCCATCGGCACCAAAAGCAAATGTTAGGGATACATTTTTTGGACAAATAGTTGAGGATCCTTATCGATGGATGGAAAATGAACAAGATTCCAATCTGAAAAAATGGTTAGATGAACAAGTACAGTTAACAGATTCTTTTTTCAAAACAATAACATACCGCGATACTTTCAAAAACATAGTCGAGTCACTTATCAAACAGCCAACCGTTTCACTTCCATGGCAGGCAGGCAAATATTTATTTTACTTCCGGTCTGAACCTGAATGGAAGCAATATGCTCTTTTTGCTAAAAAGCCCACCGGACAAGAAATTGAAATTTTTGATCCCAATAAAATCAATCCCGATGGTACCACATTCATAAATGGAATAGGCATCAACGATGATGCAACGATTATAGCCATAGAATTGTCTGACGCAGGATCTGATTGGGGCAGGGTAATTTTTAAAAATATTGAGACGGGTAAATTTTATGGCGACACCTTAAAAAGAATAAAATTTTCCTCGTTTTCGTTTGACAATCAAAACGGCGTATATTATTCTGCATATCCCGAACCTCCCAAAGGAAAAGAGTTTTCACAAATTAACTTCAATCATACCATCTATTATCATAAAATAGGTACGGATCAATCAGAAGACAAGCCTGTTTTTAAAAGTAAAAATGATCCATTAAATTCGGTAAATGCAGAGGTCAGTCCTGATTTCCAATATTTGATAGTGTATGAATCGCAAGGAACAGGTGGAAATGATGTCTTTGTCAAGAAAATGAATAGTGATGAATGGGTTAGATTATTTGGGCATTTCAATAATGAAAACGCAGTGATAGATATTGTGCAAGATACAGTATGGATTTTGACAGACGAAAACGCCCCCAACAAAAAAATCATCAAAGTGCCATTAGGTAATCCCAAAAACAAGGTTGATTGGATAGCAGAAGATCCGCAAAAAGTGATTAGGGGTGTCAACAGAAGCAAAAATTATCTTTGGATATATTACCTTGAAAATATCGAAAGCCGGTTATACAAATTGTCTTTGAACAACAAAGGAAATATCGAGGAAGTAAAACTTCCTTTTCCCGGAATTGTTTCAAATGTTAATTCTTATCATAAAAATGATTCTGTATTTTTATCTATAAGTACCTACATAAGCAAACCCATACAATATTTATGGACGCCCGGCAAAGGATTTACAATTTGGTATCAACCGGAAAATAACTTCAAAACCGACGACATCAAAACAGAGCTGGTGTTTTATTATTCAAAAGACGGCGCAAAAGTGCCAATGACCATTATATATCCTAAAAATATAAAACTCGACGGCCAAAACCCTTGTTTGTTATATGGTTACGGAGGATTTAATATTTCCATATTGCCAAGTTTTAATCCAATGTTTGCTGCATGGTTACAAATGGGAGGAATTGTTGCGGTGGCCAATCTCAGAGGGGGAAATGAGTTTGGAGAAAAATGGCATAAAGAAGGTATGTTGTTGAACAAGCAAAATGTTTTTAACGATTTTATTGCAGCCGCTGAATATCTTATTAAGAAAAAATACACATCTAAAGAACATTTGGCCATTCATGGACGTTCGAATGGAGGTCTTTTGATAGGAGCTGTTATGACCCAAAGACCCGATCTTGCAAAGGTTGCATTGCCTATGGTAGGTGTTTTGGATATGTTGCGTTTTCATAAATTTACCATAGGTCATGCTTGGATGGTCGAATATGGCAATCCCGAAGACAGTGTGCATTTTTTCAACTTGTTGCGTTACAGTCCGTATCATAATGTCAAACCCGCCAAATATCCTGCTACTTTGGTGATTACATCAGATCATGACGACAGAGTGGTGCCCGCTCATTCGTATAAATTTTTGGCACGTTTGCAAGAGAATCAGCAAGGAGATTTACCCATACTGTTGAGATTGGAACGACAAGCCGGGCATGGTGCAGGCAAGTCAAAAGACCAAATAATCGACGAAATAACAGACATTTTGAGTTTTGCTTGGGTGTTTTGTAAGTAA
- the ftsX gene encoding cell division protein FtsX codes for MAIKNIKPFRSSYFSVIISIALVIYTLGIIGFLLINAKYLSDYFKENIAITLVLNENIKEPEIIHLSKTLQSEKFIKSIRYIHPDSAAARLSKELGEDFISFLGYNPLLPVLELKLIAGYAHPDSLTFIEKKLSEYPKVKEVYYEKNLLITVHENIKKIGTFLLAFSVIMFIIAFALIDSSIRLSIYSKRFIIRTMQLVGATPAFIRRPFILRGIINGLAGALISIGLFSLTLYYLNQYFPEMLQNLPKEYILLLFAAKILLGIFISWISTIFAVSKYLRLKTSDLYF; via the coding sequence ATGGCCATCAAAAACATCAAACCTTTCAGAAGTTCCTATTTCTCGGTAATCATAAGCATTGCCCTGGTTATCTACACACTCGGCATTATAGGTTTTCTTTTGATCAACGCCAAATATCTCTCCGATTATTTCAAAGAAAACATAGCCATTACACTTGTCCTCAACGAAAACATTAAAGAACCCGAAATTATTCACCTTTCCAAAACATTACAAAGCGAAAAATTCATCAAAAGCATACGATACATTCATCCGGACAGTGCTGCAGCAAGATTAAGCAAAGAACTGGGCGAAGATTTCATCTCATTTTTAGGTTACAACCCCCTTTTGCCGGTGCTCGAATTAAAACTAATTGCCGGTTATGCACATCCCGACAGCTTAACATTTATAGAAAAAAAACTTTCTGAATATCCCAAAGTCAAAGAAGTGTATTACGAAAAAAATTTGTTGATAACCGTTCACGAAAACATTAAAAAAATCGGCACTTTCCTTTTAGCTTTTTCTGTCATCATGTTTATCATCGCATTTGCTCTTATCGACAGTTCCATTCGCCTTTCAATCTATTCCAAAAGATTTATCATCCGGACAATGCAACTCGTAGGTGCCACACCTGCATTTATACGCCGCCCATTCATTCTTCGCGGCATAATCAACGGACTTGCAGGAGCATTAATCTCTATCGGATTGTTTTCCTTAACACTCTATTATTTAAATCAATATTTCCCCGAAATGCTCCAAAATCTGCCCAAAGAATACATCTTGTTGCTTTTTGCAGCCAAAATATTATTGGGAATATTTATTTCATGGATTTCTACTATTTTTGCCGTAAGCAAATATTTACGATTAAAAACATCCGATTTATATTTTTAA